The Elusimicrobiota bacterium genomic interval CTTGACCGGTGGCGCGAGGAAGGGCGGTTGACCCGTGAGGAGCACGAACGAATGATGAGTTTCCTCCGGGAAGAGTCCGCACCCGTTCTTCGCCCTTGACAGTCTTGCCTTTTTGGATTATAAAGGAACCGCTACCTTAGAGAGGGGATATGTCGTTCCCCGCCGACCGGCCGGTTTCACGTCCGAAAGTTTATTCGCTTTTCTAGGAGGTCATCATGATGCGTGCATCCTTCCTCGCCCTGCTGTTGGCTGTTACTCCTCTGGTGTGGGCTGAGGAGACTGTTGAAGAGTGGGATGATTTTTCCGAAACAGAAACAGCGGATGTTCTTTCCGCTGGCGCCATCGAGCCGTCAGGGGGAAGTTCGACGGTCGTCCCCGTCGATGCGGTTCCCCCCGCGGGATCTTCTACCACGGTGAAGGCTGTTGTCCCTGTCCCCGGTGCCGGAACTCACGTCACCCCCGTTGTCTCCCCCCCATCCCCTGAACCCGATTCCGCCGGTTTAACCTTTCACCGCGTGGTTAAAGGGGACACCTTGTGGGATCTGGCCGGGTCTTATCTGAACAACGCGTTCCTGTGGCCCAAAATTTTTGAAGCCAATAAAAAAATTATTAAAGATCCCCATTGGATATATCCCGACCAAGAATTTTTGATTCCTTCTGTGGTGGCGGCGGCCAAGATGGATCTTCCTCCCGCTCCTTCTTCGGTAGAGGAAGCGATGGATTATGTTGAAGAAGTTGTTCCCGAAGAGGTGGTGGGCGCTTCTGAACCCGAGGTCGTCACGGTCCCTGTGGTGACGGAAGAGGCGGGAGGTGCCGTTGAGCCCTCAGCGCCCGTTGCTGTTGACACACTTGTGGATGAGGGATTTCAAGAAGATGGTGCTTTCGCAAAGGATGAACGGGAAGCCATCAAGAAACGTTCGCAAGCGGTCCCTGGAGCTGGGTTCATGGGTGGGGTCGCGGACACGTTCTTGGCGGACGAAAATTGGGAGTATGACGGTTACGTGTTACGGGACCGGGATCAGCGGATGATGATCTCCCAGGGGGACGTGGTGTATCTCAATATCGGCGCGGCCGCTGGGGTCAAAGAAAAAATGATGGCCCACGTCTATCGCGTGGGAAAGAAAGTCCGCGATCCTTACTTAAAAAAGAAAACCGTCCGGATGATTAAGCGTGTGGGAACCGTTATGGTGACCGGCCAGGTGAATGAGGAAGGATGTACCGCGGTTGTGACGAACAGTCTTGAGCCTATTCGCGTTGGGGACATCGTTAAATTTGTCGCCCGATAAGACCTCATGAGACGTGGGTTTCTTGTTTTTATCCTTTTCTTTGGGTCGTTGTTCTATGGATGGGACCAGGGTGTTTCTCGTGGGGGAGTGGGGCGGTACATAGAGAGGAATCCTTCTTTTTATGGGGGGGAACGGATTCTTTACATTCTGGGAAGTTTCCATGAGATCTGGAATCAGAACCAACAAGCGCTGGAAATGTATGCGCGGATTCGAAAGGTCTACCCGGACTCTCGGTGGAGCGACGAAGCGCAGTTTGGTGTCGCGTCTTCCTATGAACGCTTGAAAGATAGAAAAAAAGCGCTTGAAGAGTTTGAGAACTATATGAAAGAGTTCCCCAATGGAAGGTTTCATGCGTCGGTTTCGAAAAACATTTCTCTATTAAAACAATAGTGACGGGTGGTGTGGGGGGCTTTCGAAAACCCTGCTTCCTTGTCCACCGGTTCCTCCTGATACCCCCATGAATTTTCCGACACAAGAGAAAGAGGCTCGACACCTTTTGAACCTGGTTGAGCCGTTGGGGCCGGTTCGATTTGCCCGACTTCTGGAACGGTTCGGGTCCATTCTTGAGGCTCTTCATTCAGGACCCGCGGGCTGGGCGTCGATCGAGGGATTTGGCGAGAAGGCCAGCGATTTTTATCGGAAAGCGGAAGAGGCGATCCCCCTTCTTAAAATAGAAACGGATGAAATCGTTCGTTTAAAGGCGCGGGTCCTGTGCGCTTTGGATGAGGAATATCCCGAAGGGTTTCGACGGTTGCGGGACGCCCCGCCTCTCCTCTATGTGTGGGGGAAGCTTCTTCCCGTGGACGATTTGGGCATCGCGCTGGTGGGGTCGCGACGTCCAACGCCCTATGGCACGGCGGCGGCGGAACGCTTGGCCCGGGAGTTCGCCCAGGCCGGGGTCACGGTGGTCAGCGGTTTGGCTCGCGGGATTGATGGTGCCGCCCATGGGGCGGCTCTCGCAGGGGGCGGTCGAACGGTCGGTATTTTGGGAAGCGGGCTCAATCGGTTTTACCCGCTTGAACATCGGAAACTCGCCGATCGCGTGGCGGAGAATGGGGCCGTGGTGACAGAGTTTCCTTTAACCGCGGGACCCGAGGCCAACCATTTTCCCCGTCGGAACCGATTGATTGCCGCCTTGTCGGTGGGTGTGGTGGTGGTGGAAGCGTTGGAACGAAGTGGGGCTCTGATTACGGCGGGCCTTGCCGCGGATCAGGGGCGAGATGTGTTTGCTGTTCCGGGGTCGATTTTTTCACCCTTCAGTCGTGGGCCCCATCGCCTGATTAAACAGGGGGCTAAGCCTGTGGAGAGCGCCCAGGACGTTTTGGAAGAGATGGATATTTTTCGGGATGTCTCCAGAAAAGAACCCGTATCTTCCCGATCCCTAGGCGAATCCGCGCGGGAGACCCTTTCCCCGGCTGGAAGAAAATTGCTGGATGTTCTCACTCTGGATCCGACCGGGATTGACGGGTTGGCCCGTTCCGCGGGGTTGTCCGCTGCCGAGGCCACACGGGAACTGTTGGTGTTGGAATTGGCTGGTTGGGCCCGGGCCCGTCCGGGAAAAAACTACGTGGCCACTGAATTGTCGATGATGTCGGACCGATCAAAAAAGGAACCCCATGGCGAAATCACTGCTCATCGTTGAGTCCCCCACTAAAGAAAGGACCATTGGTCCTATGTTGGGAAAAGATTTTGTGGTTCGGAGCTCTTACGGCCATATCCGAGATTTGCCCAAAAAGGGTTTGGGTGTGGACGTGGAGAAAGGGTTTGAGCCCAGCTACACTATTTTGCCGCGGGCTAAGAAGATTCTGACGGAACTTAAACGGTTGGCGGAAAAGGCGGACCGGGTTTTCCTGGCCACCGACTTTGATCGGGAGGGGGAAGCCATTGCCTGGCATTTAAGCAAAGCGCTTAAACTGTCCAAAGCCAAATCCAAACGGATCACCTTTCATGAAATTACCCGGGAGGCCATCCGTGACGCGGTGGCCCATCCTCGGGACATCGATGAATCCCTCGTGGACGCCCAAGTGGCGCGGCGGGTGCTGGACCGTCTGGTGGGATACCGTTTGTCTCCCCTTTTGTGGGATAAAATTCGGCCAGGGTTGTCCGCGGGGCGGGTTCAATCCGTGGCCGTGCGCCTGATTTGCGCCCGGGAAGAAGAAATCGAAAAGTTTAAGGCGGAAGAGTATTGGACGTTGTCCGCGCTCCTTGAGAAATCCAAACAGCCGTTTACGGCGGGCCTTTACGCCAAGGGCGAAACGAAATTCACGAAATTTTCATTTCGGCAGAAGGGTTCCGTGGACGAGGTTTTGGCCGGCCTGGAGGGGGCGACTTATCGGGTGGTGTCCGTGGAACCAAAAGAACGACGTCGGTCACCATCGGCCCCTTTTACCACCGCTTCGCTCCAGCAAGATTCGTCCCGGCGCCTCCATTATTCCGCTTCCCGCACCATGGTCGTTGCTCAGCAATTGTATGAAGGGATTGAAGTGGAAGCTGGCGAAGGGCCCGTGGGGCTTATTACGTATATGCGAACGGATTCTGTTCAAGTGGCGAAAGTGGCCCAGACCGAGGCCGCCGCCTTTATCAAGAAAACATTTGGGAAAGACCACCTCCCGGCCAAACCGCGGGTCTACAAAACCAAAAGCAAGGGAGCCCAGGAGGCGCACGAAGCCATTCGTCCCACACAACCTTCCCGTTCCCCTGAATCGATTCGTGCATTTCTCGAACCAGACCAATTCAAGATGTACGAACTGATTTGGCGTCGGTTCATGGCGAGCCAAATGGCGGACGCTTTGTTTGACACGGTGACGGCCGATATCTCCGCGAAGGAATACTTTTTTAGGGCGGCGGGACACACCCTGAAGTTTGCCGGCTACTTGGCGGCTTACGGCGAAGTGGCCGATGAGGACACCAAAAAGGAAGGAGACGAACCCTCCTCAACGCTCCCCCCCTTAAAGGCGGGCGATGTGGTGACGCTGAAGGAGCTCCGTCCCGAACAACATTTTACCGAACCTCCCCCCCGGTTTAACGAGGCGAGTTTGGTGAAAGTATTGGAAGAACACGGCATCGGGCGGCCGTCCACTTACGCGCCGATCATGCACACCATTGTGGACCGAGGCTATGTTCGGTTGGAGGAACGCCGATTCTATCCTTCCCAGTTGGGACGGGTGGTGGACAGCCAGCTGCTCGTCCATTTCCCGGAAATAGTGAGCGTCGATTTTACCGCCAAACTGGAAGGTCGCCTGGATGGAATCGCCGCGGCCAAGGCCCACTGGGTTGATGTTTTAAAAGATTTTTACACGCCGTTTGAAGCGGGAATACAGAAAGCCGGAACCGGCATGGAAAAAATTGACATCAAGCCCGAGGCTTCGGAAGAAAAATGTCCGAAGTGTGAGGCCCCCATGGGGATCCGGGAAAACCGCAGCGGGCGTTATCTGGCCTGCAGTCGCTATCCCGAATGTAAGAGCACCATGCCGGTGGACCGGAACGGGAAAAAAGTTGTTCCGGAAGAGACGTCAGAAGTTTGCCCGAACTGTCAAAAGCCCATGGTGATTCGTATCGGGCGTGGGTTTGGGCGACGGCCCACCCGATATCTGGCCTGTACGGGATATCCCACGTGTAAGACGACTTTTTCCATCGATAAAGAGGGAAATAAAATTGTCCGTCCCAAACCCGAACCCACAGAGGAAAAGTGTGGCAAGTGCGGAAAAATGATGTGGAAACGGGTTGGAAAGCGGGGGCCCTTTTTGGCGTGCTCCGGGTTTCCCAAATGCCGAAACATCAAACCGATCCCCGCGGCTTAAGCGGGACCGCTGGGTGAGCCTTTTCGTTTTAGGGATGGGGTTTCGGGCCAACACCCGTGCCCGCGGGAACCCGTTTCAAAAGCGATTTTATTGTGGAAATTGACGACGCCCTCGATCGATTCTGGATTTTTTTAAGGGGAGAACGAAACCTATCCCCGGCCACCCGCCGCGCTTATCAATCGGATTTACTGCCCTTCGCCTCCTACTGGCAATCGGAGCAAAAAGGGGTGGCGATTGAAACGGCGGATCGGTCCTCTCTTCGGCCCTACTTGGCACGACTCGGTGAACGGGGCTGGCGCCGCGCAACCCTTTTGCGAAAATACGAATCCCTGTGGTCCTTCTTTCGGTTTCTGACACGGAAGGGGATTGTTCCGCGTAATCCAACGGACGGTATTTCCCGACCCAAACCGGAGCGTCGTGTTCCTTTGTTCCTCAATGAAGGGGATGTGGCGCGACTTCTGACACCTCGAGACCCTGGTTCAAGGCGGGGGGGGGCGCTCCGTTCCGCCCGGGACGCCGCGATCGTCGAACTCTTTTATTCCGCGGGGTTACGTGTGGAAGAAATGGTGACATTGCCCGTTGGGGCCCTCGATCCCTGGGAAGGGGCGGTACGGGTTTTCGGCAAGGGATCCCGGGAACGTGTGGCACCAGTCGGGGAAGCGGCCTTGGAGCGCATTCGAGCTTACCTGGGTCTTCGCGGGATTACTTTTTTTTCAGGGGGAAGTGAGGGCGCGACACGTCCTCTGTTCGCCGGGTCCTCGGACCGCCCGTTGAACGTTCGGACGATGCGGCGGGTGGTGGAACAAGCGGGTCGGGCGGCGGGGTTAACAAAGGCTTACCCCCACCTCCTGCGTCATTCTTTCGCCACGCACCTGTTGAACCGGGGATGCGACCTTCGCTCGGTTCAAGAAATGTTGGGCCACAAAAATCTTTCCACCACTCAAATTTACACCCACGTCACCACCGAACGGTTGCGCCAGGTGTATGACAAAGCCCACCCGCGCGCGTGACACTTTCCGTGAGTGAAGACCCCGTCCTTCCCGACAAAATCCAGCTCTTGATGGAAGAAGCTTCCTGCGATCGTGCGGAGGCGGAGTTGGCCATGTCCTTGGTGGGCTACGACCTTGAAAAAGCGATTCGGACCATTGGGACGCTGCTTCGTCACATTGTGGTCGTGAAAGGAAAATTTCTGGAGGTCAGTCAGAATCTTCACGGGCTCCTTCTTTTGATTGCGGATACACGCCGCGAACATTTTATTCGAGCTCGGGCCGTGGTGTCCTACAACCCAGCGTTGTTTGAGACGGGATTGACCCCCCATTGGTATGATTTTGAGAGAAGCATTTACGCGGCCCGTTTGGGAGAGGGCACTCTCCAACACGTGAGTCAAGATCTGGAGCGTTCCTATATTGAGCGACTGGAAACCCGCCGAGACGATTTTTTTTCAGCACTAAAATCGCCGGAGAAACGGGACCTTCCCGCCGTTCTGAATGACGGGTTTTCCGCGTCTTTCCCTCGGGGTGTGCAGTCCGAGTTTAGGCCGGAAGTGATCGATTGGAACCAATTTCGTCGCTTCCCCATCAAAGGGGAGGACCGTGGTTCCCTGGGGGCATCTCCCCCCCGAGGAAGTGGGGCTGGTTTTTCAAAGGGGGGGGGCTCCCCATCCGAAATGGCTCATGATGAAAAGGGGAAAGGGCACGACCCTCTCTCCTGGAGTGAACCTCCCTTGGAGAACCGGCTCCATGGGGCTGGTGAAACGCTTCGCATTGAGATGGAGCTGGTGGGGGATCCGAACGGTCCCTTGGCGAGCGAGGTTCGTGAAGGGGATCGAATCACGGTGATGCTGTCGGACGGTCGGGACATTGCCCATTACATCGCCAAACTTTTTGGGGCCATGAACGAAAAGGGTCCTCGCCCTATTGACGCTCCCGTGGAAACCATTCAACGGGAAAAAGGGCGCGTCCGATTTTATGTGAGACTCTCCGCAGGGATTCTGGGGTTGGCGGAAGTCCCCGAGACCACCCCGATCCGTGTTTCGCCACGAGAAGAGGAAAGCTGGTGGCGCCGTTTCTTAGGAAAATCTTCCTCCTAATCCTTCCGCCACGGTTCCAGTTCTTCGCGTTTCCTCTGTCCCTCTGATTGTAATTTTCCCGCCCCCAAAAAAACCTTGACAAAGAGTGCGGCCTTCACTATTCTTTGAGAGTGGTGGTATGAAGTGGTGAATTGTGGTAAATTCTGTGGATAAGTGGGGAGATGCCTTTGTTTCTGAGCGGCGAACACCGTCATGGATTGGACGACAAACGCCGCTTAGCGCTTCCGGCCCGGCTTCGCCAGAACGTACGGCGGTTTGTTCTGG includes:
- a CDS encoding LysM peptidoglycan-binding domain-containing protein, translating into MMRASFLALLLAVTPLVWAEETVEEWDDFSETETADVLSAGAIEPSGGSSTVVPVDAVPPAGSSTTVKAVVPVPGAGTHVTPVVSPPSPEPDSAGLTFHRVVKGDTLWDLAGSYLNNAFLWPKIFEANKKIIKDPHWIYPDQEFLIPSVVAAAKMDLPPAPSSVEEAMDYVEEVVPEEVVGASEPEVVTVPVVTEEAGGAVEPSAPVAVDTLVDEGFQEDGAFAKDEREAIKKRSQAVPGAGFMGGVADTFLADENWEYDGYVLRDRDQRMMISQGDVVYLNIGAAAGVKEKMMAHVYRVGKKVRDPYLKKKTVRMIKRVGTVMVTGQVNEEGCTAVVTNSLEPIRVGDIVKFVAR
- a CDS encoding tetratricopeptide repeat protein — its product is MRRGFLVFILFFGSLFYGWDQGVSRGGVGRYIERNPSFYGGERILYILGSFHEIWNQNQQALEMYARIRKVYPDSRWSDEAQFGVASSYERLKDRKKALEEFENYMKEFPNGRFHASVSKNISLLKQ
- the dprA gene encoding DNA-protecting protein DprA, whose product is MNFPTQEKEARHLLNLVEPLGPVRFARLLERFGSILEALHSGPAGWASIEGFGEKASDFYRKAEEAIPLLKIETDEIVRLKARVLCALDEEYPEGFRRLRDAPPLLYVWGKLLPVDDLGIALVGSRRPTPYGTAAAERLAREFAQAGVTVVSGLARGIDGAAHGAALAGGGRTVGILGSGLNRFYPLEHRKLADRVAENGAVVTEFPLTAGPEANHFPRRNRLIAALSVGVVVVEALERSGALITAGLAADQGRDVFAVPGSIFSPFSRGPHRLIKQGAKPVESAQDVLEEMDIFRDVSRKEPVSSRSLGESARETLSPAGRKLLDVLTLDPTGIDGLARSAGLSAAEATRELLVLELAGWARARPGKNYVATELSMMSDRSKKEPHGEITAHR
- the topA gene encoding type I DNA topoisomerase — encoded protein: MAKSLLIVESPTKERTIGPMLGKDFVVRSSYGHIRDLPKKGLGVDVEKGFEPSYTILPRAKKILTELKRLAEKADRVFLATDFDREGEAIAWHLSKALKLSKAKSKRITFHEITREAIRDAVAHPRDIDESLVDAQVARRVLDRLVGYRLSPLLWDKIRPGLSAGRVQSVAVRLICAREEEIEKFKAEEYWTLSALLEKSKQPFTAGLYAKGETKFTKFSFRQKGSVDEVLAGLEGATYRVVSVEPKERRRSPSAPFTTASLQQDSSRRLHYSASRTMVVAQQLYEGIEVEAGEGPVGLITYMRTDSVQVAKVAQTEAAAFIKKTFGKDHLPAKPRVYKTKSKGAQEAHEAIRPTQPSRSPESIRAFLEPDQFKMYELIWRRFMASQMADALFDTVTADISAKEYFFRAAGHTLKFAGYLAAYGEVADEDTKKEGDEPSSTLPPLKAGDVVTLKELRPEQHFTEPPPRFNEASLVKVLEEHGIGRPSTYAPIMHTIVDRGYVRLEERRFYPSQLGRVVDSQLLVHFPEIVSVDFTAKLEGRLDGIAAAKAHWVDVLKDFYTPFEAGIQKAGTGMEKIDIKPEASEEKCPKCEAPMGIRENRSGRYLACSRYPECKSTMPVDRNGKKVVPEETSEVCPNCQKPMVIRIGRGFGRRPTRYLACTGYPTCKTTFSIDKEGNKIVRPKPEPTEEKCGKCGKMMWKRVGKRGPFLACSGFPKCRNIKPIPAA
- a CDS encoding tyrosine-type recombinase/integrase, with product MPAGTRFKSDFIVEIDDALDRFWIFLRGERNLSPATRRAYQSDLLPFASYWQSEQKGVAIETADRSSLRPYLARLGERGWRRATLLRKYESLWSFFRFLTRKGIVPRNPTDGISRPKPERRVPLFLNEGDVARLLTPRDPGSRRGGALRSARDAAIVELFYSAGLRVEEMVTLPVGALDPWEGAVRVFGKGSRERVAPVGEAALERIRAYLGLRGITFFSGGSEGATRPLFAGSSDRPLNVRTMRRVVEQAGRAAGLTKAYPHLLRHSFATHLLNRGCDLRSVQEMLGHKNLSTTQIYTHVTTERLRQVYDKAHPRA